A window of the Lactuca sativa cultivar Salinas chromosome 5, Lsat_Salinas_v11, whole genome shotgun sequence genome harbors these coding sequences:
- the LOC111891561 gene encoding protein SCARECROW — MRAGFDVVQGALELIQPHEQWDYNNTLGAYVTSTATTSSSLNGFSDYSSKAPANIERPNELSEWVEHVTKTLVEDLPHQESNLEDQSFHTDATLPAANYGVVSPDVCETRPRKIPRGNWSDDVRSCGDQGNNKGLNLIALLFECAVAISVDNLGEAHRMVLELTQMASPYSPSCGERVVAYFAKAMASRVVNSWLGVCSPLTNHKLIHGAFQVFNNISPFVKFAHFTSNQAILEAFQRRERVHIVDLDIMQGLQWPALFHILATRMEGPPHVRMTGMGTSMELLVETGKQLLNFAKRLGMSFEFHPVVKKFGDVADLSMLQIRRGDALAVHWLQHSLYDATGTDWKTMRLLQELNPRIITLVEQDISHGGSFLDRFVGSLHYYSAIFDALGAFLPSDDNSRHRVEHSLIHREINNVLAVGGPGRSGEDKFRVWRSELGRNGFLQVPMSGNSLAQGQLILNMFPPTHGYTLGQVDGTLRLGWKETALYTASAWTCHVSR; from the coding sequence ATGAGAGCTGGATTTGACGTGGTTCAAGGTGCTCTTGAGTTGATCCAGCCCCATGAACAATGGGACTACAACAACACTCTTGGTGCTTATGTTACCTCAACTGCGACAACTTCAAGCTCACTGAATGGTTTTAGCGACTATAGTTCAAAGGCGCCTGCAAACATAGAGAGACCAAACGAGCTCTCTGAATGGGTTGAACATGTCACCAAGACGCTCGTTGAAGACTTGCCTCATCAAGAGTCCAACCTTGAAGATCAGAGCTTCCACACGGATGCCACTTTGCCAGCTGCTAATTACGGTGTCGTTTCACCTGACGTGTGTGAAACAAGACCTCGGAAGATACCCAGGGGGAACTGGTCGGATGATGTTAGGTCATGTGGTGATCAGGGTAATAATAAAGGGTTGAATTTGATTGCGCTTTTGTTTGAGTGTGCAGTTGCTATTTCGGTTGATAATTTGGGTGAGGCTCATAGGATGGTTCTTGAGTTAACCCAAATGGCTTCTCCTTATTCACCTTCTTGTGGTGAGAGAGTTGTTGCTTATTTTGCAAAAGCCATGGCTAgtagggttgtgaactcatggctAGGGGTTTGCTCACCATTGACTAATCACAAGCTCATTCATGGTGCTTTTCAAGTCTTCAACAACATCTCTCCTTTTGTCAAGTTTGCTCATTTCACCTCTAACCAAGCCATTCTCGAGGCTTTTCAACGTCGAGAAAGGGTCCACATAGTGGACCTTGACATCATGCAGGGTTTACAATGGCCAGCACTGTTTCACATATTGGCCACACGAATGGAAGGGCCACCGCATGTGAGGATGACTGGCATGGGTACTTCCATGGAACTTCTTGTGGAAACAGGGAAACAACTCTTGAATTTCGCAAAACGTCTAGGAATGTCTTTCGAGTTCCATCCTGTGGTCAAGAAATTCGGAGATGTAGCTGATCTCTCCATGCTACAAATCCGAAGAGGTGATGCACTAGCTGTACATTGGCTTCAACATTCGCTTTATGACGCTACAGGGACTGACTGGAAAACCATGAGACTCCTTCAAGAACTCAACCCTCGAATCATCACCCTTGTCGAACAAGACATATCCCACGGAGGTTCATTCTTGGATCGTTTTGTTGGTTCCCTTCATTACTATTCTGCCATATTCGACGCTCTTGGAGCGTTCCTCCCAAGCGACGACAACAGTCGCCACCGTGTTGAGCACTCGTTGATCCATAGAGAGATCAACAACGTGCTTGCGGTGGGCGGACCAGGGAGGAGCGGTGAGGATAAATTCAGGGTGTGGAGAAGCGAACTTGGGAGAAATGGGTTTTTGCAGGTACCAATGAGTGGGAACTCACTGGCACAAGGTCAATTGATTCTTAACATGTTTCCACCAACACATGGATATACTTTGGGTCAAGTGGATGGGACGCTTCGGTTAGGGTGGAAAGAGACTGCTTTGTACACTGCTTCTGCCTGGACTTGTCATGTCTCAAGATAA
- the LOC128126162 gene encoding uncharacterized protein LOC128126162: MNKILNDVFLNKLCPKEQPTPDTPPQEDPSHEDPFDQMDEHDPIHEEVTVFNENVHWKKQKLVLGMRFENPKQLKHMLCNYAVAKGYQLCYKKNDSRRLLVKCCSGQCKFRLWASWMSEENSFQMKSLIDDHNYARNFKMGSIVSYAWIGSHFTSKFLQKQKMSVRLLKEEVKQKFGIDVSMGQCRRAKKYAIELIEGILVEHYAKLWSYGEEIRRSNPGSTVKLDVNNMPDGKTYFSKFYICFEGLKQGWKGSCRRVINLDGCFLKGLCSEELICAVRRDANIHIFPIAWAVVCVENKENWKWFLENLQDDLHVDDGSGITLMSDQHKGLLEAVKEVMPNAEHRQCARHIVANFRKRFSAMKEIQVLNPATFDYLMEKNPKSWSRAFFREGRMCDAVENGLSESFNNVIRDARKKPIITMLEEIRLYVMERQFNLTIKGCSWPDLKPCPTITILLNQLKRAQRYWHVLPTGLNQFETRNLAESYVVNVDRRTCSCRVWQLNGYGCVHSVAKISYLNSDVGNYVDPMYYGAIYKNTYKYPISGMNGSNMWPPTEFIPPLPPLKRKMSGRPKVNRRKDSNERGARHTVSKVGKKIMCSVCKQAGHNKVTCSKYEKPTKLEVRKRKRSDAIDGEGSSAKKEKGMTNEEGGRGNKGINGKVGEGSSGKKANDVIDDKGGRGKKGSNGKVGEGSSGKKANDVIDDKGGRGKKGSNGNVGERSNGRKTRKKSERILNKKLGTRVEGNNGEGNTIDKPMELE; this comes from the exons ATGAACAAGATCTTGAATGATGTATTTTTGAACAAGCTCTGCCCCAAGGAGCAACCAACTCCAGACACTCCACCTCAAGAGGATCCATCTCATGAAGATCCATTTGATCAGATGGATGAACACGACCCAATTCATGAGGAGGTAACAGTTTTTAATGAAAATGTTCATTGGAAAAAACAAAAACTTGTGTTAGGAATGAGATTTGAAAAtcctaaacaattaaaacatatgtTGTGTAATTATGCTGTTGCTAAAGGATATCAATTGTGCTACAAAAAAAATGATAGTCGGAGGCTTTTAGTTAAATGTTGTTCAGGGCAATGCAAGTTTAGATTGTGGGCTTCATGGATGAGTGAGGAAAATTCATTTCAGATGAAGTCTCTTATAGATGACCATAATTATGCTAGAAATTTTAAAATGGGGTCAATTGTAAGCTATGCATGGATTGGTAGCCATTTCACATCTAAAtttttacaaaaacaaaaaatgagtGTTAGGCTACTAAAGGAAGAAGTAAAACAAAAATTTGGAATTGATGTGAGTATGGGACAGTGTAGAAGAGCAAAGAAATATGCAATTGAACTTATTGAAGGTATACTAGTTGAGCATTATGCCAAGCTTTGGTCATATGGTGAAGAGATAAGAAGATCCAATCCAGGATCAACTGTCAAATTGGATGTCAACAATATGCCTGATGGGAAGACATATTTTAGTAAGTTTTACATATGCTTTGAGGGGCTGAAACAAGGTTGGAAAGGAAGTTGTAGAAGAGTAATAAACCTGGATGGTTGTTTCTTAAAGGGATTATGTAGTGAAGAATTGATATGTGCCGTAAGAAGAGATGCTAACATTCATATCTTCCCAATAGCATGGGCAGTTGTGTGTgtggaaaataaagaaaattggaAATGGTTTTTGGAGAATCTTCAAGATGATCTACATGTTGATGATGGTAGTGGTATCACCCTGATGTCAGATCAACATAAG GGGCTATTGGAGGCTGTGAAGGAAGTAATGCCTAATGCTGAACACAGACAGTGTGCAAGGCATATTGTTGCCAACTTTAGGAAAAGGTTCAGTG CAATGAAGGAAATACAAGTACTAAATCCTGCAACATTTGACTACCTTATGGAAAAGAACCCAAAATCATGGAGTAGAGCTTTCTTTAGAGAGGGGAGGATGTGTGATGCAGTTGAAAATGGATTATCTGAAAGCTTCAACAATGTCATTAGAGATGCAAGGAAAAAACCAATAATCACAATGTTAGAAGAAATTAGGTTGTATGTTATGGAGAGGCAATTCAATCTCACCATCAAAGGTTGTTCATGGCCTGATTTGAAACCATGCCCAACCATTACAATCCTATTGAATCAGTTGAAAAGAGCTCAAAG GTATTGGCACGTTTTACCTACCGGTTTAAACCAGTTTGAAACAAGGAATTTGGCAGAGTCTTACGTTGTGAATGTAGATAGGAGAACTTGTTCATGTAGAGTGTGGCAACTAAATGGGTATGGATGTGTGCATTCAGTTGCAAAAATCTCATACCTTAACAGTGATGTTGGTAATTATGTGGATCCAATGTACTATGGAGCAATTTATAAGAACACCTACAAGTATCCTATAAGTGGGATGAATGGTAGCAACATGTGGCCACCTACTGAATTCATTCCACCTTTGCCACCATTGAAAAGAAAAATGTCAGGTAGACCTAAAGTTAATAGAAGAAAAGATTCAAATGAAAGGGGTGCTAGACATACTGTGTCAAAGGTTGGGAAAAAGATTATGTGTAGTGTATGTAAACAAGCAGGACATAACAAGGTTACATGTTCTAAATATGAAAAGCCAACAAAACTAGAGGTAAGGAAAAGGAAGAGATCAGATGCTATTGATGGGGAGGGAAGCAGTGCTAAGAAGGAAAAAGGTATGACAAATGAGGAAGGAGGGAGGGGTAATAAGGGCATTAATGGAAAAGTTGGGGAAGGAAGCAGTGGTAAGAAGGCAAATGATGTTATAGATGATAAAGGGGGGAGGGGTAAAAAGGGAAGTAATGGAAAAGTTGGGGAAGGAAGCAGTGGTAAGAAGGCAAATGATGTTATAGATGATAAAGGGGGGAGGGGTAAAAAGGGTAGTAATGGTAATGTTGGGGAAAGAAGCAATGGTAGGAAGACAAGAAAGAAGTCGGAAAGAATTTTGAATAAAAAACTTGGTACACGGGTTGAGGGTAACAATGGGGAAGGCAACACTATTGACAAGCCAATGGAACTAGAATAG